CCGGCGCGAGATCTCCGCGTGCAAAGGTCTGGTCGTTGATCTTGTACGTCGGCACCGCCGCTCCGTTCGAAAGCACCTGCACCACAATCGTGCGATCGTTGGGCTGGTCCTGCTGCGGATTCTTCGGCGGCTGGGGAACCAGCGCCTCAAGTCCCTTCGGCGTGACCGGCACAATCACCATGAAGATGATCAGCAACACCAGCAGCACGTCGATCAGCGGTGTTACGTTGATGTCGGAGGATAGTCCGCCTCCGCCGCCTCCACCCATTCCCATAGTTCATTCCTTTCTGCGACAAACCGGCGTTTGAACCGGGCCGCCGCCGCTACGATGCCTGCGATTGATTATCGGTCAGCAAGTTCAGTTGGCTGACGCCGGCCGTACGCAGAGCGTCGATCGTGTCCATCACCTTGCCGTAATTTGCGCGCTCGTCTGCACGCAGATAGACCGACTTGTCGGCCGCCGGATCCGTCTTCTTCGCCTCAAGATCCGCCACCTTCTGGCCGAGATCGCCCAGCGCGACCGGATCGCCGCCAAGGAAGACGTGGCCATCGCGAGTCACCGCTACGGTAATGGCGTCCTCTTTATTCGCGGCATCCATCATCGTCGCCGCGGTCACGACCGGCAGCGTGACGTTCACTTTGTTGTTCAACATCGGGGTGATGACCATGAAGATGATCAGGAGCACCAGCATCACGTCCACCATCGGCGTGACATTGATGTTCGAGTTGACCTTCT
This genomic interval from Acidobacteriaceae bacterium contains the following:
- a CDS encoding biopolymer transporter ExbD codes for the protein MGMGGGGGGGLSSDINVTPLIDVLLVLLIIFMVIVPVTPKGLEALVPQPPKNPQQDQPNDRTIVVQVLSNGAAVPTYKINDQTFARGDLAPELQKIFSTRSEKVMFVKGDKDLNFGTIAQVIGFGHQADVTNIGIITPQVEAGH
- a CDS encoding biopolymer transporter ExbD; the encoded protein is MSIAKRDEGKKVNSNINVTPMVDVMLVLLIIFMVITPMLNNKVNVTLPVVTAATMMDAANKEDAITVAVTRDGHVFLGGDPVALGDLGQKVADLEAKKTDPAADKSVYLRADERANYGKVMDTIDALRTAGVSQLNLLTDNQSQAS